The following proteins are encoded in a genomic region of Sebastes fasciatus isolate fSebFas1 chromosome 14, fSebFas1.pri, whole genome shotgun sequence:
- the LOC141782030 gene encoding uncharacterized protein LOC141782030, whose translation MAQTTQFDSLIQQLAVISQTTERVCQENGALRKDSQTMKKTIESLQQQTQDLQEMLQIEWDEKEEMRLKACEMERELYQEKEEKEAMKKSNESLQHQIQDLQEMLQIEWDEKEEMRLKACEMEGKLSQETEALRNNNESLQHQIQDLQEMLRIEKQQKEDMRLKACEMERELYQEKREKEAMRNNNESLQYQIQDIQEMLRIERNENEKMHLTAVGKEKALIQELDEMKEMTSVHDIQLQEMIQKEKDQKEAMCLKACEMEGALSQEKEEKEAMKKSNESLQHQIQDLQEMLRIERNENEKMHLTAVGKEKALLQELDEMKEMTSVHDIQLQEMLQIEKDQKEEIRLKACEMERKLSQETEAMRNNNESLQHQIQDLQDMLRIDKQQKEEMRLKACEMESKLYQETEEKEAIRKNNESLQHQIQDLQE comes from the coding sequence atgGCACAGACTACCCAATTTGACAGCCTAATTCAACAGCTCGCCGTGATCAGCCAAACCACGGAGAGAGTGTGCCAAGAGAACGGGGCTCTTCGTAAGGACTCCCAGACTATGAAAAAAACCATTGAATCCCTCCAACAGCAAACTCAGGACCTTCAGGAAATGCTCCAGATAGAATGGGACGAGAAGGAAGAGATGCGTCTCAAAGCCTGTGAGATGGAGCGTGAACTTtaccaggagaaggaggagaaggaggctaTGAAAAAAAGCAATGAATCTCTGCAACACCAAATTCAGGACCTTCAGGAAATGCTCCAGATAGAATGGGACGAAAAGGAAGAGATGCGTCTCAAAGCCTGTGAGATGGAGGGTAAACTTTCCCAGGAGACGGAGGCTTTGAGAAATAACAATGAATCTCTCCAACACCAAATTCAGGACCTTCAGGAAATGCTCCGGATAGAAAAACAGCAGAAGGAAGATATGCGTCTCAAAGCCTGTGAGATGGAGCGTGAACTTTACCaggagaagagggagaaggaggcTATGAGAAATAACAATGAATCTCTCCAATACCAAATTCAGGACATTCAGGAAATGCTCCGTATTGAAAGGAACGAGAACGAAAAGATGCATCTCACAGCTGTTGGAAAAGAGAAAGCACTTATCCAAGAGCTGGATGAAATGAAAGAGATGACCTCTGTCCATGATATCCAGCTTCAGGAAATGATCCAGAAAGAAAAGGACCAGAAGGAAGCGATGTGTCTCAAAGCCTGTGAGATGGAGGGTGCACTTtcccaggagaaggaggagaaggaggctaTGAAAAAAAGCAATGAATCTCTGCAACACCAAATTCAGGACCTTCAGGAAATGCTCCGTATTGAAAGGAACGAGAACGAAAAGATGCATCTCACAGCTGTTGGAAAAGAGAAAGCACTTCTCCAAGAGCTGGATGAAATGAAAGAGATGACCTCTGTCCATGATATCCAGCTTCAGGAAATGCTCCAGATAGAAAAGGACCAGAAGGAAGAGATACGTCTCAAAGCCTGTGAGATGGAGCGTAAACTTTCCCAGGAAACGGAGGCTATGAGAAATAACAATGAATCTCTCCAACACCAAATTCAGGACCTTCAGGACATGCTCCGGATAGATAAACAGCAGAAGGAAGAGATGCGTCTCAAAGCCTGTGAGATGGAGAGTAAACTTTAccaggagacggaggagaaggaggctataagaaaaaacaatgaatctCTCCAACATCAAATTCAGGACCTTCAGGAA
- the LOC141782279 gene encoding sorting nexin-4-like: protein MMAEDGREESVATDDDSDLTAADGSNSLNNTMVEEGSTLLRRMEICVAEAEKRSGKNTVNMQETFTVYLIETRPMDAVADGRNPAPDSLWRRYSEFELLRNYLLVTYPYIVVPPLPEKRVSSVQLLSKPCCVLLGRIAALLNVPQEMLNIM from the exons ATGATGGCGGAGGATGGAAGAGAAGAGTCGGTGGCCACTGATGACGACTCAGACCTCACAGCTGCAGACGGCAGCAACAGCCTAAACAACACG ATGGTGGAAGAAGGCTCCACTCTCCTGCGCAGAATGGAGATCTGCGTCGCTGAGGCTGAGAAAAGGAGTGGCAAGAACACGGTGAACATGCAGGAGACGTTCACCGTGTACCTCATCGAAACACG GCCAATGGATGCAGTCGCTGACGGTCGTAACCCAGCCCCCGACTCTCTGTGGAGGAGATACAGTGAATTTGAACTCCTGAGGAACTACCTGTTGGTTACCTATCCGTACATCGTGGTCCCGCCGCTGCCTGAGAAGAGGGTGAGTTCAGTGCAGCTGCTTTCCAAACCCTGTTGCGTGTTACTCGGGAGGATTGCAGCCTTGCTTAATGTCCCTCAAGAAATGTTGAATATAATGTGA
- the LOC141782031 gene encoding signal transducer and activator of transcription 1-alpha/beta-like — translation MAQWQDLLRLDSALQARVSQLYERKFREIRHYLCVCIENQDWDLAAVDENKASTCFRALLLYLDEQWNRSVQENNILQGPDFPGMKDYLLKNFENEPKNLAVTLSECLKEEKKILASASEAQGCGIPAVDQKWKELDNKVNELKRQTSEVKKEMKSLEFLNENLDFIQKNWQSQVEQHVGLAQSHAVVEEEFLKRTNFITQTKQMVLQQIVNILNLAQQIVATLTDVELPEWKRRQQMACIGSPVDTRLDHLQKWFTTVACPPTPSQHALCGHALQVELEHLLSAEWTFPFENPGKERR, via the exons ATGGCCCAGTGGCAGGACCTGCTGAGACTGGACTCAGCCCTCCAGGCCCGGGTGAGCCAGCTGTATGAGAGGAAGTTCAGAGAGATCCGCCACTATCTGTGCGTCTGCATAGAGAACCAGGACTG GGATTTGGCGGCTGTGGATGAAAATAAAGCAAGCACATGTTTCCGTGCACTCCTGTTGTATTTGGATGAACAGTGGAACCGGTCTGTCCAGGAGAACAACATTTTGCAGGGACCTGATTTTCCAGGAATGAAAGACTACTTGCTG aAAAACTTTGAAAATGAGCCCAAGAACTTGGCCGTAACCCTCTCTGAATGCctaaaggaggagaagaaaatccTGGCTTCAGCCTCTGAAGCACAG GGTTGTGGCATTCCAGCCGTGGATCAAAAATGGAAGGAGTTGGACAACAAAGTCAATGAACTGAAACGACAGACTTCG GAGGTGAAGAAGGAAATGAAGTCACTGGAGTTCCTAAATGAAAACCTTGACTTCATACAGAAGAACTGGCAAAGCCAAG TGGAGCAGCACGTTGGATTGGCCCAGTCCCATGCTGTCGTGGAAGAGGAATTTCTTAAGAGGACCAACTTTATCACACAAACAAAGCAG ATGGTGCTGCAGCAGATAGTGAACATTTTAAACCTGGCACAGCAGATCGTGGCGACTCTCACAGACGTGGAGCTGCCTGAGTGGAAACGCAGGCAGCAGATGGCCTGCATTGGAAGTCCAGTTGACACCCGTCTGGACCATCTCCAGAAGTG gttcaCGACTGTGGCATGTCCACCCACGCCCTCTCAACATGCTCTCTGTG GACACGCTTTGCAGGTGGAATTGGAACATTTGCTATCGGCTGAGTGGACCTTTCCATTTGAAAACCCtggaaaagaacgcagatga
- the LOC141782033 gene encoding WD repeat-containing protein 75-like, which yields MANLIFEVYSCSADGTVRLWDFTDGILIKTYVIGHPVYSIYASANHEGVFFIVTPMLSDKRSELFQLVAVHLPQSGDQLVETRELSAVLSDVSSNSAAIVFGRGGEYIASAKGLHLDVYFFKKQKSYRFSLKEDNKKGGKNTFTCVACHPKDDCIATGHEDGKIRLWRNFNHKKEYTYSTLHWHHSAVGSLCFTPEGTNLLSGGLESVLVQWRYNQESQRDFLPRLGSAITHIAVSPDGALFCTSHSDNKITIIQSCVKVSAVIQGLVKGESVRTDLMVDPRSKSLVLNGKPGHLQFYSLQRDKLLYNLDIVQQEYIHESGLEQFEVVKAAFDASGNWLATVEERKQKVAELELNLKLWAFDEQTQSFVLNTTISAPHEDRITAMCFCHATDNQTTMLVSTSKDGHFKAWQLTPPAHTDADEGPSWSCDFVGDYRGLVPECCCFSADGSLLAVSFQEVVTVWSPASWELLTTLSQPPKAIRDLCFGRLSCSKYLLGTTANNLLCCWNLLTCSLEWSTSMDISLLLADPLTENMAAFCCQAGCTDLFVFKPSEPRPVFSHKAVCSGKVTRAVFAPREEMLESCEESSQWLNRSQLYFLTQHMDLMTFTTKAEEDRLMASSKQVQPPLLSIKWFHTFLACYSKTSGWCILSMLRAQFLMLGSLNITKLIQWKQCSRDRREENKHAEEEMESEKEEEDSEGEMESSTPRPEQASLGGQAAESTAPALTKAQVRELRRVKKLDHSWLTDLLHP from the exons ATGGCAAATTTAATTTTTGAG GTCTACTCTTGCTCAGCAGATGGCACTGTCAGACTTTGGGACTTCACAGATGGCATCCTCATTAAG ACTTATGTCATTGGACACCCAGTTTACTCCATCTACGCATCTGCAAACCATGAAGGAGTCTTCTTTATCGTTACTCCCATGCTAAGTGACAAACGATCTG agttgTTCCAGCTGGTTGCGGTACATCTTCCGCAGAGCGGAGATCAGCTGGTGGAGACCCGAGAGCTTTCTGCTGTGCTCAGCGACGTCAGCTCCAACTCAGCGGCCATCGTCTTCGGCAGAGGG GGGGAGTATATTGCTTCAGCTAAAGGTTTGCATCTGGATGTCTACTTCTTCAAGAAGCAGAAGTCATACAG GTTTTCCCTCAAAGAAGACAACAAGAAGGGAGGCAAGAACACATTCACGTGCGTCGCCTGTCACCCAAAAGATGACTGCATTGCCACTGGGCATGAAGATGGCAAGATTCGCTTGTG GAGAAACTTCAACCACAAGAAGGAGTACACATACTCCACCCTGCACTGGCACCACAGTGCTGTCGGCTCACTGTGCTTCACCCCAGAAG GCACCAACCTGTTGAGTGGAGGCTTGGAGTCCGTGCTCGTACAATGGCGATACAACCAAGAGAGCCAGCGGGACTTCCTGCCCCGCTTGGGTTCTGCCATCACACACATCGCTGTTTCACCTGATGGAGCACTGTTCTGTACTTCACACAGTGACAACA AGATTACGATCATCCAGAGTTgtgttaaagtatcagcagtcaTTCAGGGCCTGGTCAAAG GAGAAAGTGTCAGGACAGACTTGATGGTGGACCCACGCAGCAAATCCCTGGTGCTGAACGGGAAACCAGGCCACCTGCAGTTTTACTCCCTCCAAAGAGACAAACTGCTGTACAAC CTGGACATAGTGCAGCAGGAGTACATCCATGAGTCGGGCTTGGAGCAGTTTGAGGTGGTCAAGGCGGCCTTTGATGCCTCTGGCAACTGGCTGGCAACAGtggaagaaagaaaacagaaagttGCTGAGCTGGAGCTTAACTTGAAGCTGTGGGCATTTGATGAACAAACACAGAG TTTTGTGCTGAACACGACCATCTCGGCCCCCCACGAGGAccggattacagccatgtgcTTCTGCCACGCCACCGACAACCAGACCACCATGCTGGTTTCCACCAGCAAGGACGGACACTTCAAAGCCTGGCAGCTGACCCCACCAGCCCACACAGACG CAGATGAAGGTCCTTCCTGGTCGTGTGATTTTGTCGGAGACTATCGCGGCCTGGTGCCCGAGTGCTGCTGTTTCTCAGCCGATGGCTCTCTGCTGGCCGTCAGCTTTCAGGAGGTGGTGACTGTGTGGAGCCCGGCTTCCTGGGAGCTCCTGACTACTCTGTCCCAGCCGCCCAAAGCTATCAG GGATCTTTGTTTTGGGCGACTAAGCTGTTCCAAGTATCTGCTGGGAACCACCGCCAACAacctgctctgctgctggaaccTCCTCACCTGCTCAT TGGAGTGGAGCACCTCGATGGACATCAGCCTGCTGCTGGCTGACCCCCTCACCGAGAACATGGCCGCCTTCTGCTGTCAGGCTGGATGCACCGACT tgtttgtgtttaagcCCAGCGAGCCTCGGCCCGTGTTCTCCCATAAGGCCGTGTGCTCGGGGAAGGTGACTCGTGCTGTTTTTGCCCCGAGGGAGGAGATGCTGGAGAGCTGTGAGGAAAGCAGCCAGTGGCTCAACCGCTCCCAGCTGTACTTCCTCACTCAGCACATG GACCTCATGACATTCACCACTAAGGCGGAGGAAGACAGACTGATGGCATCCAGCAAACAGGTACAGCCACCACTGCTCAGCATCAAATGGTTTCACACTTTTTTGGCCTGCTACTCAAAAACCTCAGGATGGTGCATACTGAGCATGTTAAGAGCTCAGTTCCTCATGCTTGGCAGTCTGAACATAACAAAACTAATACAATGGAAACA gtgCTCTCGTGACCGcagggaggaaaacaaacacgcagaggaggaaatggagagcgagaaagaggaagaggattcAGAGGGGGAAATGGAATCCAGCACCCCGAGACCAGAGCAGGCGTCACTGGGCGGCCAGGCAGCAGAGTCGACAGCCCCCGCTCTGACCAAAGCCCAGGTTAGGGAACTGAGGAGGGTGAAGAAACTTGACCACAGCTGGCTCACAGATCTCCTGCACCCTTGA